The Thermus brockianus genome window below encodes:
- a CDS encoding alpha-ketoacid dehydrogenase subunit beta, with the protein MVREKTRVLNLVQAINEALDLALARDERVLVFGEDVGRLGGVFRVTEGLQEKYGENRVFDTPLAESGILGMAIGLAMGGMRPVAEIQFAGFLYPALDQILSHLGRWRHRSRGRVGLPLVVRAPYGGGVHTPEQHADSPEAILCHTPGVKVVIPSSPERAKGLLLAAIEDPDPVFFLEAIKLYRGSRAEVPEGYYTLPLGKARILKEGKAATLIGYGGMVEVMLEAAEVAKREGVEVMVVDLETLVPLDEDTLLSAVKETGRAVVVYEAMRTGGFGAEIAARIAEGAIDYLEAPVVRVAGYDAPYPPFSAIEHLYRPNAKRVLAALRRVITH; encoded by the coding sequence ATGGTGAGGGAAAAGACGCGCGTCCTCAACCTGGTCCAGGCCATCAACGAGGCCTTGGACCTGGCCCTCGCCCGGGACGAGCGGGTTTTGGTCTTCGGGGAGGACGTAGGGCGGCTTGGGGGGGTTTTCCGCGTCACCGAGGGTTTGCAGGAAAAGTACGGGGAAAACCGGGTCTTTGACACCCCCTTAGCGGAAAGCGGCATCCTGGGCATGGCCATCGGCCTGGCCATGGGCGGGATGCGCCCCGTGGCGGAGATCCAGTTCGCCGGCTTCCTCTACCCCGCCTTGGACCAGATCCTCTCCCATCTGGGGCGTTGGCGGCACCGCAGCCGGGGCCGGGTGGGGTTGCCCCTCGTGGTGCGGGCCCCCTACGGCGGGGGCGTGCACACCCCCGAGCAACACGCCGACTCCCCGGAGGCCATCCTCTGCCACACCCCGGGGGTGAAGGTGGTCATCCCCTCTAGCCCCGAACGGGCGAAAGGGCTTCTCCTCGCCGCCATTGAGGACCCGGACCCCGTGTTTTTCCTCGAGGCCATCAAGCTGTACCGGGGTTCTAGGGCCGAGGTGCCGGAGGGCTACTACACCCTTCCCTTGGGAAAGGCCCGCATCCTGAAGGAGGGAAAGGCCGCCACCCTCATCGGCTACGGGGGCATGGTGGAGGTGATGTTGGAGGCGGCGGAGGTGGCGAAGCGGGAAGGGGTAGAGGTCATGGTGGTGGACCTGGAAACCCTGGTGCCCCTGGACGAGGACACCCTCCTTTCGGCGGTGAAGGAAACGGGCCGGGCCGTTGTGGTCTACGAGGCCATGCGCACCGGGGGCTTCGGGGCGGAGATCGCCGCCCGCATCGCCGAGGGGGCCATAGATTACCTGGAGGCCCCCGTGGTGCGGGTGGCGGGGTACGACGCCCCTTACCCGCCCTTTAGCGCCATTGAGCACCTCTACCGCCCCAACGCTAAAAGGGTTCTCGCAGCCTTGCGCCGGGTGATCACCCACTAG
- the metX gene encoding homoserine O-acetyltransferase MetX: protein MSEITLEAWGDHEALLLKPPRSPLSIPPPKPRTAVLFPRREGFYTELGGFLPEVRLRFETYGKLSRRRDNAVLVFHALTGSAHLAGTYEEATFQSLSPLEQAFGREGWWDSLVGPGRILDPALYYVVSANHLGSCYGSTGPLSLDPRTGKPYGKDFPPLTIRDLARAQARLLDHLGVERATVIGGSLGGMVALEFALMYPERVRKLVVLAAPARHGPWARAFNHLARQAILQDPEYQKGHPAPKGMALARGIAMMSYRAPEGFEARWGAEPELGETYLDYQGEKFLKRFHAESYLVLSRAMDTHDVGRGRGGVEEALKRLRSIPSLFVGIDTDLLYPAWEVRQLARLAGGRYREIKSPHGHDAFLIETDQVEEILEGFLP, encoded by the coding sequence ATGAGCGAGATCACCCTCGAGGCCTGGGGGGACCACGAGGCCCTCCTCCTCAAGCCGCCCCGCTCCCCCCTCTCCATCCCCCCACCCAAGCCCCGCACCGCCGTCCTCTTCCCCAGGCGGGAGGGGTTTTACACGGAGCTTGGGGGTTTCCTGCCCGAGGTGCGCCTACGGTTTGAAACTTACGGGAAGCTTTCCCGCAGGCGGGACAACGCCGTCCTCGTCTTCCACGCCCTCACGGGCAGCGCCCACCTGGCGGGCACGTACGAGGAGGCCACCTTCCAAAGCCTCTCCCCCCTGGAGCAGGCCTTCGGCCGCGAGGGCTGGTGGGATAGCCTCGTCGGCCCAGGCCGCATCCTGGACCCCGCCCTCTACTACGTGGTCTCCGCCAACCACCTGGGAAGCTGCTACGGCTCCACCGGCCCCCTCTCCCTGGACCCCCGCACGGGGAAGCCCTACGGCAAGGACTTCCCGCCCCTCACCATCCGCGACCTGGCCCGGGCCCAGGCCAGGCTTCTGGACCACCTGGGGGTGGAGCGGGCCACGGTGATTGGGGGAAGCCTCGGGGGGATGGTGGCCCTGGAGTTCGCCCTCATGTACCCCGAGCGGGTGAGGAAACTCGTGGTCCTGGCGGCGCCTGCCCGGCATGGCCCCTGGGCCCGGGCCTTCAACCACCTCGCCCGCCAGGCCATCCTCCAAGATCCCGAGTACCAGAAGGGCCACCCCGCCCCCAAGGGCATGGCCCTGGCCCGGGGCATCGCCATGATGAGCTACCGGGCCCCCGAGGGGTTTGAGGCCCGCTGGGGGGCTGAGCCCGAGCTTGGGGAAACCTACCTGGACTACCAGGGGGAGAAGTTCCTAAAGCGCTTCCACGCCGAAAGCTACCTGGTCCTCTCCCGGGCCATGGACACCCACGACGTGGGCCGGGGCCGGGGCGGGGTGGAGGAGGCCCTGAAGCGCCTCCGGTCCATCCCCTCCCTCTTCGTGGGGATTGACACGGACCTCCTCTACCCCGCCTGGGAGGTGCGGCAGCTCGCCCGCCTAGCCGGGGGGCGCTACCGGGAAATCAAAAGCCCCCACGGGCACGATGCCTTCCTCATTGAAACGGACCAGGTGGAGGAGATTTTGGAGGGCTTCCTGCCCTAG
- a CDS encoding O-acetylhomoserine aminocarboxypropyltransferase/cysteine synthase family protein — MRFETLQLHAGYEPEPTTQSRQVPIYPTASYVFQSPEHAADLFALRAFGNIYSRIMNPTVDVLEKRLAALEGGKAALATSSGHAAQFLTLTTLAQAGDNIVSTPNLYGGTFNQFKVTLKRLGIEVRFTSRKEQPEEFLALTDERTRAWWVESIGNPALNIPDLEALAQAAREAGVALIVDNTFGMGGYLLRPLEWGAALVTHSLTKWVGGHGAVIAGALVDGGDFPWDNGRYPLLTEPQPGYHGLRLTEAFGELAFIVKARVDGLRDQGQALGPFEAWVVLLGMETLSLRAERHVENTLHLAHWLKEHPKVAWVNYPGLEDHPHHPRAEKYFRGKPGAVLTFGHKEGYEGAKRFISRLKLISHLANVGDTRTLAIHPASTTHSQLSPEEQALAGVSPEMVRLSVGLEHVEDLKAELEEALA; from the coding sequence ATGCGTTTTGAGACCCTGCAGCTCCACGCCGGTTACGAGCCGGAACCCACCACGCAAAGCCGCCAGGTTCCCATCTACCCCACCGCGAGCTACGTCTTCCAAAGCCCCGAGCACGCCGCCGATCTCTTCGCCTTGCGGGCCTTTGGCAACATCTACTCCCGCATCATGAACCCCACGGTGGACGTGCTGGAAAAGCGCCTCGCCGCCCTAGAAGGGGGAAAGGCGGCCTTGGCCACAAGCAGCGGCCACGCCGCCCAGTTCCTCACCCTCACCACCCTGGCCCAGGCGGGGGACAACATCGTCTCCACGCCGAACCTCTACGGGGGCACCTTCAACCAGTTCAAGGTGACCCTAAAGCGCCTGGGGATTGAGGTGCGCTTCACCTCCCGCAAGGAGCAGCCCGAGGAGTTCCTGGCCCTCACCGACGAAAGGACGCGGGCCTGGTGGGTGGAGTCCATCGGCAACCCCGCCCTGAACATCCCCGACCTCGAGGCCCTGGCCCAGGCGGCCCGGGAAGCCGGGGTGGCCCTCATCGTGGACAACACCTTCGGCATGGGGGGCTACCTCCTGAGGCCCCTGGAATGGGGGGCTGCCCTCGTCACCCACTCCCTCACCAAGTGGGTGGGGGGGCACGGGGCGGTGATCGCCGGGGCCTTGGTGGACGGGGGGGACTTCCCTTGGGACAACGGCCGCTATCCCCTCCTCACCGAACCCCAGCCGGGCTACCACGGCCTAAGGCTCACGGAGGCCTTTGGCGAGCTCGCCTTTATCGTCAAGGCCCGGGTGGACGGCCTCCGGGACCAGGGGCAGGCCCTGGGCCCCTTTGAGGCCTGGGTGGTCCTCCTGGGGATGGAAACCCTCTCCCTAAGGGCCGAGCGCCACGTGGAAAACACCTTGCACCTCGCCCACTGGCTCAAGGAACACCCCAAGGTGGCCTGGGTGAACTACCCGGGCCTCGAGGACCACCCCCACCACCCCAGGGCGGAGAAATACTTCCGGGGCAAACCCGGGGCGGTCCTCACCTTCGGCCACAAGGAGGGGTACGAGGGGGCAAAGCGCTTCATCTCCCGGCTAAAGCTCATCTCCCACCTGGCCAACGTGGGGGATACCCGCACCCTGGCCATCCACCCCGCCTCCACCACCCACTCCCAGCTCTCCCCCGAGGAGCAGGCCTTGGCGGGGGTTTCCCCGGAGATGGTGCGGCTCAGCGTGGGCCTGGAGCACGTGGAGGACCTCAAGGCCGAGCTAGAGGAGGCCCTGGCATGA
- a CDS encoding PhoU domain-containing protein, with protein sequence MGFWAGLALLLLGLHLVGEGLAGLKARRHLLARAMGHPLGVLGAGFFLGLLSGSGTGFSLLALGLVESGVLGLGQAALLSLAATAGAAFWVGVVSLAQRELAEAFLVLGLPFLLWPGLRRVAFFFLGVGLLFLGFLRMGEGVEGLRPFLVLLDPGPLGLYLLGFLLSFLLATANGVAALALALSPALGQEGAMALVLGAGVGVSGALFWAYLAGRREALPLGGVLLAHRFLLSLPLGFLLPWLSPLGVVGFHALAHLAFALGFLPLGGRYAALAERVFPKRGVVPKYLSQEALETPGLAFALVQRELARVADAVRGMLAQAVRVLAQEEGGEADLVPLEEKVDRLTREVVLYTAELSTRTRDERAVRFFVMASELEHLGDLVRRIVRQAERLWAQGLTFSPEGREDLLEALREVLKRLELLAAALGAGEKALAEEVLRQAPALEAFLDRLRRAHLARLEGGRPESRATTLAHLDLLITLEELGGGVERLCRLVLEL encoded by the coding sequence GTGGGCTTCTGGGCGGGGCTTGCCCTACTTTTGCTGGGGCTCCACTTGGTGGGGGAGGGGCTTGCGGGCCTGAAGGCCAGGCGCCACCTCCTGGCCCGGGCCATGGGCCATCCCTTGGGCGTTCTGGGGGCCGGGTTTTTCTTGGGGCTCCTTTCGGGAAGCGGCACGGGGTTTTCCCTCCTGGCCCTCGGGCTTGTGGAAAGCGGGGTGCTGGGCCTTGGGCAGGCCGCCCTCCTTTCCTTGGCCGCCACGGCGGGGGCGGCCTTTTGGGTGGGGGTGGTGTCCTTGGCCCAGAGGGAGTTGGCGGAGGCTTTCTTGGTCCTCGGGCTCCCTTTTCTCCTATGGCCTGGCCTTCGCCGGGTGGCCTTCTTTTTCCTCGGGGTCGGGCTCCTTTTCTTAGGGTTTTTGCGCATGGGAGAGGGGGTGGAGGGCCTAAGGCCCTTTTTGGTCCTGTTGGACCCAGGCCCCTTGGGCCTATACCTTTTGGGCTTCCTCCTGTCCTTTCTGCTCGCCACGGCCAACGGGGTGGCGGCCTTGGCCTTGGCCCTTTCCCCGGCCCTGGGCCAGGAGGGGGCCATGGCCTTGGTCCTGGGGGCGGGGGTGGGGGTTTCCGGGGCCCTCTTTTGGGCTTACCTTGCGGGCAGGCGGGAGGCCTTGCCCCTTGGGGGGGTGCTCCTCGCCCACCGCTTCCTCCTTTCCTTGCCCCTTGGGTTCCTCCTCCCGTGGCTTAGCCCCTTGGGGGTGGTGGGGTTTCACGCCCTCGCCCACCTCGCCTTCGCCTTGGGCTTCTTGCCCTTGGGGGGGCGCTACGCCGCTTTAGCGGAGCGGGTTTTCCCCAAGCGGGGCGTCGTCCCCAAGTACCTCTCCCAGGAGGCCCTGGAAACGCCGGGCCTCGCCTTCGCCCTGGTGCAAAGGGAGCTTGCCCGGGTGGCGGATGCGGTGCGGGGGATGCTGGCCCAGGCGGTCAGGGTCCTGGCCCAGGAGGAGGGGGGCGAGGCGGACCTGGTCCCCTTGGAGGAAAAGGTGGACCGCCTCACCCGGGAGGTGGTCCTTTATACGGCGGAACTTTCCACCCGGACAAGGGACGAGCGGGCGGTGCGCTTTTTCGTCATGGCCTCGGAGCTAGAGCACCTGGGGGATTTGGTGCGGCGGATTGTGCGCCAGGCGGAAAGGCTTTGGGCACAAGGGCTCACCTTTAGCCCCGAGGGGCGGGAGGACCTCTTGGAGGCCTTAAGGGAGGTCCTAAAGCGGCTTGAGCTCCTGGCGGCCGCCTTGGGCGCGGGGGAAAAGGCCCTGGCGGAAGAGGTCTTGCGGCAGGCCCCCGCCTTGGAGGCCTTTTTGGACCGCTTGCGCCGGGCCCACCTCGCCCGCCTCGAGGGGGGAAGGCCGGAGAGCCGGGCCACCACCTTGGCCCACCTGGACCTCCTCATCACCCTGGAGGAGCTTGGGGGCGGGGTGGAAAGGCTTTGCCGCCTGGTCCTGGAGCTTTAA
- the hemL gene encoding glutamate-1-semialdehyde 2,1-aminomutase: MERSVSQRLFAEAQNHIPGGVSSPVRAFRAVGGTPVFLVKGEGAYVFDADGNRYLDYVMSWGPLILGHAHPEVVARVKEVAEKGLTFGAPHPLEVALAQAVKRAYPGVDLVRFVSTGTEATMSAIRLARGYTGRKYVVKFRGNYHGHADGLLVEAGSGALTFGVPSSAGVPEEYARLTLVLEYNDPEGLRELLRARGEEIAAIIFEPVVGNAGVLVPTEEFLKALHEAQSHGVLLIADEVMTGFRLAFGGATERLGLKPDLITLGKILGGGLPAAAYAGRREILEKVAPLGPVYQAGTLSGNPLAMAAGLATLEILEGNPGAYAYLEALGARLEAGLKQVLSAKGIPHAVNRMGSMLTVFFTEGPVVTFQDAKRTDTELFKRFFHSLLDRGVYWPPSNFEAAFLSLAHTEEDVEKTLEAVEKAL; encoded by the coding sequence ATGGAACGTTCCGTTTCCCAAAGGCTTTTTGCCGAGGCGCAAAACCACATCCCTGGCGGCGTATCCAGCCCCGTGCGGGCCTTTAGGGCCGTGGGGGGGACCCCGGTCTTCCTCGTGAAGGGGGAGGGGGCGTATGTCTTTGATGCGGACGGCAACCGCTACCTGGACTACGTGATGAGCTGGGGCCCCCTCATCCTGGGCCATGCCCACCCCGAGGTGGTGGCCCGGGTGAAGGAGGTGGCGGAGAAGGGGCTCACCTTTGGGGCGCCGCACCCCTTGGAGGTGGCCCTGGCCCAGGCGGTGAAGCGGGCCTACCCGGGGGTGGATCTGGTGCGGTTTGTGAGCACGGGGACCGAGGCCACCATGTCCGCTATCCGCCTCGCCCGGGGGTACACGGGCAGGAAGTACGTGGTGAAGTTCCGGGGCAACTACCATGGCCACGCCGACGGCCTTTTGGTGGAGGCGGGCTCGGGGGCCCTCACCTTCGGCGTGCCCTCCAGCGCCGGGGTTCCCGAGGAGTACGCCAGGCTCACCCTGGTCCTGGAGTACAACGACCCCGAGGGGCTAAGGGAGCTCCTCAGGGCTCGAGGCGAGGAGATCGCCGCCATCATCTTTGAGCCTGTGGTGGGGAACGCCGGGGTCCTCGTCCCCACGGAGGAGTTTCTCAAGGCCCTCCATGAGGCCCAAAGCCATGGCGTTCTCCTCATCGCCGACGAGGTGATGACGGGCTTCCGCCTGGCCTTCGGTGGGGCCACGGAACGGCTCGGCCTAAAGCCCGACCTCATCACCCTGGGGAAGATCCTGGGCGGGGGGCTTCCCGCCGCCGCCTATGCCGGGAGGCGGGAGATCCTGGAGAAGGTGGCCCCCTTGGGGCCCGTCTACCAGGCGGGAACGCTTTCCGGGAACCCCCTGGCCATGGCGGCGGGGCTCGCCACCCTGGAGATTCTGGAGGGCAACCCCGGCGCCTACGCCTACTTGGAGGCCCTTGGGGCCAGGCTGGAGGCGGGCCTAAAGCAGGTCCTCTCCGCCAAGGGGATTCCCCACGCCGTGAACCGCATGGGCTCCATGCTCACCGTGTTCTTCACCGAAGGCCCCGTGGTCACCTTCCAGGACGCCAAGCGCACGGACACCGAGCTCTTCAAGCGCTTCTTCCACAGCCTCCTGGACCGGGGGGTCTACTGGCCGCCCTCCAACTTTGAGGCGGCCTTCCTCTCCCTGGCGCACACGGAGGAGGACGTGGAGAAGACCCTGGAGGCGGTGGAAAAGGCCCTGTGA
- a CDS encoding CBS domain-containing protein: protein MRTELVVAGPQMSLEEAHRLMAQTGVRYLPVVEGKRYLGLLGERQLRWLLAPWAPKHLRADPQAPVGRFLQTFPVAHPDEPPEEVAFRMESARIGGMPVVEEGRLRGMVTAYDLLRGLAAFLRPQAPASRLELLVPDLEGIAAVLRALRATRTPLVGLRVYPEAGGLGFRLLLQVGALDTRPLRQHFLASGLHLLWP from the coding sequence ATGCGGACCGAGCTGGTGGTGGCCGGGCCCCAGATGTCCCTGGAGGAGGCCCACCGCCTTATGGCGCAGACGGGGGTGCGCTACCTGCCTGTGGTGGAGGGAAAGCGCTATTTGGGGCTTTTGGGGGAGCGCCAGCTCCGCTGGCTCCTGGCCCCTTGGGCTCCCAAGCACTTACGGGCGGATCCGCAGGCTCCGGTAGGCCGCTTCCTCCAGACCTTTCCCGTGGCCCATCCTGACGAGCCTCCGGAGGAGGTGGCCTTTCGCATGGAGAGCGCCCGCATCGGGGGCATGCCGGTGGTGGAGGAGGGGCGTCTTCGGGGCATGGTTACCGCCTATGACCTCCTGCGGGGTCTTGCGGCCTTCCTCCGCCCCCAAGCACCGGCAAGCCGCCTGGAGCTCCTGGTGCCTGACCTGGAGGGGATTGCGGCCGTTCTCCGGGCTTTGAGGGCCACCCGCACCCCCCTGGTGGGCCTACGCGTCTATCCGGAGGCAGGAGGGCTTGGGTTCAGGCTTCTCCTCCAGGTGGGAGCCCTGGACACAAGACCCTTGCGGCAGCACTTTCTCGCCTCGGGCCTGCATCTGCTTTGGCCCTAG
- a CDS encoding RsmD family RNA methyltransferase: MVRILGGKAKGVPLKVPASARPSPVRLRKALFDYLRLRYPGKGRFLDLYAGSGAVGLEAASEGWQATLVEKDPEAVRLLKENARRTGLPVRIVPLPVEVFLPEARAKGERYTVAFMAPPYPLDLVAAFQALLESGLVEEGGLYILQHPKDLRLPLGERRAYGENALTFVEV, translated from the coding sequence GTGGTGAGGATTCTGGGCGGCAAGGCCAAGGGGGTGCCCCTCAAGGTGCCCGCCTCGGCACGGCCCTCCCCGGTGCGGCTAAGGAAGGCCCTCTTTGACTACCTGCGCCTTCGCTACCCCGGCAAGGGGCGCTTTTTGGACCTCTATGCGGGGAGCGGGGCGGTGGGCCTCGAGGCCGCCAGCGAGGGCTGGCAGGCCACCTTGGTGGAAAAGGACCCGGAGGCCGTCCGCCTCCTCAAGGAGAACGCCCGGCGCACGGGGCTTCCCGTGCGCATCGTGCCCTTGCCCGTGGAGGTCTTCCTGCCCGAGGCGAGGGCCAAGGGGGAGCGCTACACCGTGGCCTTCATGGCCCCGCCCTATCCCTTGGACCTGGTGGCGGCCTTCCAGGCCCTTTTGGAAAGCGGTCTGGTGGAGGAAGGCGGACTTTACATTCTGCAGCATCCCAAGGACCTCCGGCTTCCCCTAGGGGAGCGGCGGGCCTACGGGGAAAACGCCCTTACCTTCGTGGAGGTATGA